The sequence accacgccatatctcataaggtgttttagaaactttcttggttgggatgaggttaaggatccttgtggcagtttgtagggcatagcccaaaaaactgattggaagctttgtgtggttcatcatggatcgaaccatatcaagtaatgttcgattcctcctttcagccacaccattatgttgtggtattctaggaggagctaattgtgagattatcccacaaccccgtagatgatcacaaaattcatcattaagatattcaccacctctatcagatcggagaatcttaattcttttgttcagttgattttctacttcattttggtatgccttgaacactcccaaagtttcagacttttgtttaattaaataaacataaccatatctactgaagtcatcagtaaatttaacgaagtatcgttcctggtGTCTAGTACGTGATCTGAATGGAccacacacatcagtgtgtaccaactccaacagatcattacccctttcacagtttcctgtgaaaggtgcttttgtcatttttccTAACAAGCAAGATTCACATTCGTCATATGATGTAACATCAAATGATTCTAAAATTCCATCTGACTGAAGTTttgctatgcgtttcttgtttatatggcctaaacgacaatgccatagatacgttttatccaaaaagtcattggatgaatcaacattgtagattgaactatcatagCTTTGCTGTGatttctaagatgcctttacaaggactagccttgaaataaaacatcccatttttgtgaacaagtattgatccattatcaaaactaaaatcaaaaccatcattaaataaagcattaaaagatataatgtttcttgccatttcggcactgtagcaaacattagataaaacaatacatagaccagaatcaaaagaaagcttgtattctccaatcatgttaacagaggcaacgttcttattccccatgattagattgagctctccggtcttcagcttcctacttcttgtgagtccctgcacatttgtacaaatgtgagtaccacatcttgtgtccaatacccaggaattagaaatagtagtattgtttagttcaatcatgaacaaacctgaaggtacgacgactcccttagcccgtagttcattaagttccttcaagtacttggtacaattgcgcctccaatgtcctttctccccacaatgaaagcatattgcttcttcaggagacttggtttgcgggatctttgaagtagaagagttagcaatgcccttaggtttagatttgaagttggacgtgccaaccttacccttgcccttgttcttgccctttgttttgtttttcttcttcttgatcccaccttcacgaatggctagaacagtatttgcgggtttagctttggccatattagcctcagcggttttcaacatgccatggagctccatgattgttttctccatattgttcatattatagttcataatgaatccttcatatgcactagtcagcgagttcaggataaaatccgttgcaagctcctgacttatggaaaaactaAGGTGCTCCAGttggtctatgtaccctttcatttgtagtacatggacactaacgctacttcccgttgccattttacaagatacgagagctttcacggtgtcaaatctttcttgctttgcttgttgttggaacatgactttgagttggttaagcatgtcatacgaccctaagctctccatgcccttttggagctccggaggcatggtcgccaacatcaagcatgctacctcattagactcggaacgacgtttttcaaactcgtccctagccgcttgagtagctctcgatccagGTTCTGCCGGTAggggttcctcaattgccctgatctttccttccatcctaagagcaattcttaggttgcgaagccagtccatgtagttcaagcccgtaagcttgtccttttcgaggagccttttaaggcagaaattagtgattgatgacggagtaggatttgtgtttgttgcagacatctatcttatttttaaagtaagttgtattagttagtttgatatgtttaatccttgttaagataattacccaagtgtgttcaatattcaaacaattataattaacaaggttaagatccatatttcacttatggtaacgacgggtttACCGCGGATCGCCAATCGTAAGCTATTTAGGTaagtaactatattaccaatttcatccattatgaaattcttaggttctgcaggatttagtgataatcaattatttcacttggcatgtttaatccattctacgctaatccttcctcgtggcgggtttgccgcgaaccacgatttcagattgtaaaccgtccgtgatagatacacgtgaaatccggcccaagactctcgggtatcgcgaaattcacctcacccttcccaacacccaactaaagtccggcccaagactctcgggtatcgcgaactctaacaggtagaaggttcggatgtgtgtactactcatgggtagcgtaaagtttacattaataacggggttttgttttcttttagcaaaagtagtttattccattttaaaacatttgctaattatgtattgtgTGTTGCGTTTGtcaaactaattttaaccaaactattttaagtgattattgtattttgtttctatactaattttctagctagcatggcatagacaaataagaacacaataataatcatgacacgcaattatcggtagtatgcctcgagtcctatgcgtttttccggtgagccaacacacggaaaaacatggtcaactagggacataaccttgtgtgagaattgactcccactaaaaccgccatctccattatatgctcggatgggccgccttgtgaacatcgtcttcttgattccaatattggttgcattatcttacaaaataactattctattttctatactattacaaatacaatataaatagaaagacgacatgcaagtcgtttaataaattattacatttatcccgaataaataataaacacaacatgcaagccgtttaataaattattacattcatcccgaataaataataaattaaatcatacaaccaaacatccacacaagggtcttattgaggcaaatactaccgatttcatacaacaatcacatacataacaaatggagtgccaaataTCCATTTTCATGAAACATGTTTGGATAAGGATTGATTTATACACTTAATGGCATACAAAataatcaatccttgtttacataacttatgtatatatgtaaacccacttcatatttgtaagtatgattttcatgccaaaaccatccaaacaaacatattaagtgaatcaaaataTGTTGTAGATTTATTCACTTTTTAACAaggcataaagtctaaaattaacaattttaattttctcatttcatgtaaaacatgaatataatttatgtactttattttcctaaacattgaatctttaatagtcaacaaCAAAGCTACTAttaaaattttcggattttggacatattcatacatcaactttaaatggtcatatcttactcatttctaagtTTAAAGCCTCGAAACAGTCCATCAAAGACAGACTGTTCAAGCTGAAAAAAAACTTTAAAAAATGAGATTAACCATTTAACATTTTGCCAAAACTCAAGATTCAAAtgttatttaggaaacataaatacacaaatcatgataatagttgtgcatgtttgttatgcataatcatctccaagaatcatgcacaacacACTCATCAAAACCGATTATCATAGAGTACAttagtttgctaaaacttgtacaagatggctcggataccactgttggagtatgatacaaattcaaagcgagcggaagcatttttaaaactttacaaaatcatactcttccacggatcattgtacaaaactttggcaaacaaaacaaattaacgaaaccgaacaagagaagattagaatacaacctttgtagccttttgaagatcgaatttgaaaacccaaagaagagttcctctaaacggtagacacccaaagttccaaccttgcttcgagctataccttctacttaacggatattttcttcttcattatttccaccaaaaaccgaacccaattatagattccaagtattatttttggttacttgaaaataagaaagaaaaatagcatttttgtatgtgtgtttttgtatctttttcataacttttccaataccaagacttggtattatatattacataattgatacaattaatacatctagtataaatgtaataaataaagatttggaaagatttgcaaaatcaaatctttatataaaataagatttacaaaatcaaatcatattttataaatcaaatcaaatcttatatcttatataaaatatgatttgcaaaatctaatcaaatctctacatatttagatttgtaagtatatgtatacacataaaaaaaacttacttaatttattaaaccattaactaatgattaataaattaatttccgattagaaagtatatcaaacaattttacgattggcctttgtatgtgaccgaataggataaatggacttttattatttaatgtcatgggcatatcttcggaatatatgtaccatggtcaaacacggtcaaactgtagccaacccgagaacatatttccaacaaatACCACCTTccaagttgttagaatacattgaaATATTGATTGAATACAATAATAGCACCTCTAAAATTGTCGACAGAGCTGCATTAAACTGTATCCCAATTAGATCTAGTataatttaatttctgttttttgcaaacaaaataaaaaataaaaatataatacattaAATTATATGGTTTAAAATACATTACCACATCACTATAGCACTCCCGAAGTTACTATGAAGTCTTCACTTAAACATGTTTGtgttacaaaacattgtttgacaaTCAATTTGCAAGTTTTGATACTAAAAAACTTGTAAACTTTACCAAGTCCAAAGTACATTTTTCATATGGCATGGCGTACGGACTCACTATTATATACATCGTTGCCTGACTGACAATAATCAATGTATGTACAGTTGCATTTCAGTATCTAATCGTATATTTAACATCTTTAGTCGATACAAATTAACATCAATTCGTATATAGGAGTAATATGTTACATCCAATGTTTACCAGCTCTACACTTATAatgaaaaataatataatattaataagaacAATAAAGATACTTCAACTTTAGAATTGCGTTGAACCTTTTGTATGTATATAATAAGTACACAATCTATACTGAAGATATGGCCGTACGACTAACTTTCCGTTCTCTGACTTTCATGTACAAACCCTGCAAAACCCGTATGCGTCTAGTTTATCAGTAAAAaacactattttttttttcttattaaaaCTATGATGATAGAAGATTAAAGTGAGAAAATTACACTTGTTGTGTGAATGGTGGCACCGGTAGTCATGTTGATCTTTTGATTCGGAACCAACTCAAAGTCCATGTTCTGTAAAAACACCGCTAAAGCAACAATCGCTTCCAGCATTGCGAATTGATCCCCTACACATTTTCGTGGGCCACCACTGAATGGAATGTACCTACAAGAAAACATCTCCATGTTAGGATAAACACATATTAATGAAAAATAGATAAATTAATTTGGTTTTATTGTTaaacaaaaaaaattatttattaaaTACAAAAACTAAACCAAAAAAGTTCAAAATGTGGCAGTTCACCAAACAAATTCACCCAGAACAATGTGAATGATAATGTCGTAACAAATCCATAAAACAATTTTTGATGTAACAAGTAATATGTTTAAAGATAAACATGCTATGAAAAAACGCGAAAAATTACTTATAATCGGTGTTGGATTCGTTTGGCACAGGCCCATCCAAGTCAAATCTATCAGGTATGAATTCTTCTGCTCTTTCCCAAACCTAAAAAAGTCAATACAGCGAGTACAGTTGATACATATATAAAAGATATATCAAATAAACAAAAATATGTAACTGTAATAGCCAAATAGAGtgatgtaaaaatatatatttgcaGGTTACAGCTTAATTTTTGATGTAGTTATACAATCACACCTTGGATGAATGGTGGATATTATACACTGATATCATGATGTCTTGACCAGGGTTGACCTTGTAATTTCCTGGAAGCTCATCTGCAATAATAGCTCTTCTTATCAAGACCTAAGGAAGATGAGGTCAGAAAAATATGGTGAACCATAATTAATGCTAAATTAAAAAATAATTGAATAAATTACACGATATATGACGTACCGGAGGATGTGGATAGAGACGCATCGACTCGTTTATGCATCGTGTTATGAATTTGAGGTTTTTTACGTCTTCATAAGTTGGTAGTCGGCCTTGTAACACTCTGTCAACTTCTTCTTGAGCCTTCTTTAAAGAAGATGGGTCCTACATGATTCAACATAAAAATCCAAATTTACTGTGTCATGTGGAAGTGACAATTTGAACCCATTTATGTGGGTACATTTGGATCCTGTTTTATCTCAAATGTTCAATAATATTTTTAGCAAAAAGAGGTACAGTTAATTATTCAGATTATTTATGTAATCATAACCAGCACATTCATCATTTATAAAGATTGCAAAAGATATGGAAGAAGAAGTATTAGCAAACCAACCGGCCCGGCCCGGCGCAGCCCAGCCCATTTCGACCCGTACTTAGAGTGACCCGTATCATTAAGAATCAATCACGAGTTTTAAAAAAACGTGAAGGGGTACCTTACTTAAAAGATACGTAGTCCAAGTTAACACCGAACCAGTAGTTTCATGCCCAGCAACCAACATCGACAAAAGGTCATCTCGTAACTGTTCACTTGAAACCTGAGCATAATATAAAAGACTTGATATTAGCAGAAACCAAATTATATGAACACAATTCGATTAAGATCATATTTCCATTTAAAAAATCGATTTAGATCACTGTTTGCAGACCTCCTCCCTACTAGCAAGTAAGAATCGGAGGATACTTGGATCTGCATCGTTCACATAGTCTTCATCATCAATTTTTTCACCTTCTTTTTCGACTATCTCTTTGCATTTTATAATAAGCTCTTCAACGGTATCTCTAATTATAGTAACTGCTTGTTCGGCTTTTATTTGTCTTGGAATGATCTTGCATAGTGCTTTAATCTACATCAAAAAACAATCAAAGGTCAAAGTTTGACTCAAAAACTCAACCCTATTTCCCGAATGCCAATTTTTCATTTTAGTTCCTACTTCCTATAAATAGATAAGTAAATAAGGATTTGAACCTTGCGTTAAAGGGAGTACTGCAAATATCCTCAACAACCATGAAAAAAGTGAGTACTTAATTTGACCACAAAAAGTCAAACAACCGTctatttttaaaataaattaagAAAAGGGAATAATAAACACCTACCTTCCAATATGGTAAGATATCAGTTGAACGGGCTTCGGCTTCCTTTAGAGCAGTATATACGGATTCAATAACAGGACTATCAGAAGTTAGGGAATCAAAATTGTAGTTAAATACTGACAAACCAATAACGTCAAGGGTCAATTGTGAAAACCGCTCCTCCATGTTAACAGCAGTGTTACTGCGCGCGTACGATTTGAGTTTATCAACAAACCTCTCGGAGCATTTGCAAAATACACGGTCAACTATTACTGTTAAGTACTTCTTGTGAAGCGATGGAACTACAGCCCTGCGCCTTGCCTATAAACAATTGGAGTTTGAACTcaataactaaataaaacaaattggaACAATTTCAAGacaacaataaataaataaaaattacatatcATAATAACGTTTAATCCCATCTCCAAACATAATATCAAATTAACTCTTTTAGAAGCGTTATGCAAAACTAACTATGTTCAAGTAAATTGGCTACATTATAAAATTATAACTATTACATTATAACTACAAGGCTACAACTAACTCTAAGAAGATCATAGCATTAACAGAAGCCGACATCAAAACCAAGTACAAACATCAAATTTACATATTTTATGGGCGATTGAAATATGTGTAAGTGAAATTACAACCTATACTATCATCATTTTAGCTACAACTAACCAACGGATATATATCAAACTTAATGAAAAACCAACATCAAAATCATATATAAGATATTAAACATCCAATATAAAACATCACAAAAGCTACAAGGCAAACTAAATCATGGTCAAGTATAATTAGCATCATCATAACTACTGCCAACCTAAACAATTAAAACTTGAACAAAATCCAGGATCAAAATCGTATATAGAACACAGCAATTTTCTAAGACAAAACCAAACACATTCAAGTAAACTTAGCATCATCATAACTACAACCAACCTAAAAAAGACGAAGCAAAAGTTGAACAAAACCCACCATCGAAGTTATATATATGAACATCACATGAACCAATTTTACAGCAATTTTAAGGCAAAATGATACATGTTCAGGTAAACATAGCATCATCATAACTACAACAAACCTAAAAAAGCATAAGTTGAACAAAACCCACCATCAAAGTCATATTTAAACGTCAAATGAAGCAATTTTACAGCAATTCAAGGCAAAATGATACATGTTCGggtaaacataacatcatcataacTACAACCAACCTAAAAAAGCAAAAATTGAACAAAACCCACCATCAAAGTCATACGTAAGCGTCAAATGATCCAATTTTACATCAATTTTTTGAGGCGAAAAGTACATGTTCAGGTAACCTTAGCATCATCATAACTACAACCAACCTAAAAAAAAAAGTTAAAGATGAACAAAACCCATCATCAAAATCATATGTAAACGTCAAATGAACCAATTTTACAGCAATTTTAAGGCAAAATGATAGTAGTACATGTTTAGGTAACACTTAGCATCATCATAACTACAACCAACCTATAAAAAAAAGTTAAAGATGAACAAAATCCACCATCAAAATCATATGTAAACGTCAAATGAACCAATTTTACTGCAATTATTTAGGCCGAAATAATGCACGTTCAAGAAAAATTAGCACAGTTATAACTACAACCAaccaacctaaaaaaaaataaatccAAACTTGAACCAAACCCAACATAAAATTTACATAAAAACATCAACTTTACAATAAGTTACTGCAAAAAGATACCGTCCAAAGTGAACCTTCAGCAATGGCAAAACCAGAGCCAAATAAGAATTCAGACACCTCAGCAACAAGTCCTTTAGCATAAATAGTTCCATAATTTCTTAAAACATGTTTAGCAATTGCAGGATCACTAACAATAACAAAATTCCTTGGCCCAGCTGCTAATCTATAAATTGGCCCATATTCATTCATCCATTTAAACAATGGTAGAAAGAGGGCTCCACCCAAAAGATCAGACACGTCATCCAGCTGTGCATTTGCAATAGGGATATTTGAATTATCTGATTTTGTCAGAGATATTGACCGGGTTATTGCTGTTAGCCAATCCGGACTGACCCATGATCCGTTTTTTGAAATGGGTTCTGGTTTTGGTTTGTTTTCAAGTGAGGATTTGATTGTAAATGGAGTTTTGGGTGTAACGGCGGAGATACGGTGGTTGTTGTGGCGGTGAGCGGTGGTTGATAGTGGTGACAGTGAGTGTACGGAAAGCATGTTGTGAGAGGATAATGAAACTTGGAAATGGTTCGTGTTCGTTTCTACCAAAAGTCGGTTTCACTGTTTGCCAATTTTGTTGATATTTATAGCAAAGTTCAATACTAGTCCTTTAACTACTACTTGGTGTACATTTTAGGACAGTTAAGTCTTTTGATACTCCCTACCAAATTTAATATAATCCGTATCATATTTCATTTTGAACCGTAACAAATTAATAGAATAATAGATGTacgtttataaattaataaaaaaaaaataataattaaattttaaatgCCCTCAATTATGacaaaaaatatatgtataaagtaACAAAAAATACATATATTTCTTAAAATACGTACTATTTGTCTTGAGACTATTTATTTAGAACGGAATGAACTATATAAGTATAGTTTGTATGCTCTTATATTAATAACATTGTTCCCTATGATGATAGATCTAACTAGTTGAAGACTAGTCGGTTTGTATGGATTTATTGATTAAGTCGTAGATTAATGAGATATTAATCAACACCTTTTTTGATCGATTATGATAGAATAAATTCTATTATAAACTAATAAATTCGACTTTGATCAACTACATTAAACATCCATCTGACAACTTTAACCAAATAAATCagtcaaattaaatattaaacatcTGACTATTTTGACCAAATAAACCAGTCAAGTCAAAATTAGCCGAGAACTAATCGGACCACTCCCTTACCAAATTTAcaccattaaaaatggtgatgacgtGATAAGGCGATAAGTTGTGATGGTGTGTTTCTGTAGCATAGTGTTGATGTAGTAATTTTGATAGTGTAAAACGTAATGGAGTTTGTATTGGTGATGAAGTATGATAGAGAGTATGTGTTCtaaaatttttatttaattttcgtTTTTTGTTTAAGttatttattattagtttcatttttAACTAAAcacatatataaaatattaaaacgtcCTAAAAATATAAACCATTTcacaatatataaaatattaaaacgtcCAAACAATTTAAAACTATTACACAAAAAACGATTACATTTCATTAAAAGTCCtacaaaatgaaatattaaaacttcctaaaaataaaaacaataatttAAAGTCATAAAAGTTAATAATACGATTACATAAACAAATTTAATATTTTTCAATCGAGTCCTGACTCACATTGTCTGACTCGAGACTACTCAGATCGAAAGGGACCCGATTATGACTCGATTGGCATAATTGTACAAGATAAAACTCAATTTGACAAGGGCGTGTATTGGCTCGTTCTTTTTTAGCATCTCATACGATATCCGCAAACGAAAAAAAAATGTTTCTTGTCTTCGTCGAAATACACAATATACAAAAATACGATCGGTATTTCTTCTTCTAGAAACTTGTACGACTTTAATAAATCAAAGTCAGTAGCTTCGAAATCATTAAATGATTTCTTTTCCCTGCCAACATATAATTCCCAGTTATACGCGAATTTACAACCGTAATGTACGTTAATCGAAACTTGAATCAGTTCCTTGGTGATAAAGAGAGTGACGAGAAATTTATAAAATGATTATGATATGGTTGATAAAATGTAGAGAGTGAGAAGAAATGTATACAATaatgaataaattgtgtgttaaaatGAGTTATTAGGTAAATTttttatattataaaaattatatgcTCCCTAGCCattgaaatattttttttatttttatttattctttttaacGGTTAAAATGGATTGAACGAGTAAGAATCCATCATGTGCCCTTCACACCTCAT comes from Rutidosis leptorrhynchoides isolate AG116_Rl617_1_P2 chromosome 4, CSIRO_AGI_Rlap_v1, whole genome shotgun sequence and encodes:
- the LOC139844319 gene encoding carotene epsilon-monooxygenase, chloroplastic yields the protein MLSVHSLSPLSTTAHRHNNHRISAVTPKTPFTIKSSLENKPKPEPISKNGSWVSPDWLTAITRSISLTKSDNSNIPIANAQLDDVSDLLGGALFLPLFKWMNEYGPIYRLAAGPRNFVIVSDPAIAKHVLRNYGTIYAKGLVAEVSEFLFGSGFAIAEGSLWTARRRAVVPSLHKKYLTVIVDRVFCKCSERFVDKLKSYARSNTAVNMEERFSQLTLDVIGLSVFNYNFDSLTSDSPVIESVYTALKEAEARSTDILPYWKIKALCKIIPRQIKAEQAVTIIRDTVEELIIKCKEIVEKEGEKIDDEDYVNDADPSILRFLLASREEVSSEQLRDDLLSMLVAGHETTGSVLTWTTYLLSKDPSSLKKAQEEVDRVLQGRLPTYEDVKNLKFITRCINESMRLYPHPPVLIRRAIIADELPGNYKVNPGQDIMISVYNIHHSSKVWERAEEFIPDRFDLDGPVPNESNTDYKYIPFSGGPRKCVGDQFAMLEAIVALAVFLQNMDFELVPNQKINMTTGATIHTTSGLYMKVRERKVSRTAISSV